The nucleotide sequence AAGCACATCACCAAGCTTGCAAGGAAGGGCCTCCCATCATCTCATCTCACCAGTTGACGTACGTACGGTgagtcccctcccctcccctcccctcccctcttggggcttcttcaacttctttctTGTGTTTCTTTCTTGCTCATCTCTTCCAATCTGTAGCTTGGGTCCATGGACTTCCCGCAGAAGAAGCTTGGCTCCATGGACGGTGGCAAGACGCCTCCTCTGCTGCTTGCGGTTGCGGCCCAGCTGGCCAAGAAGGCGATAGCCGCTTCTCCGTTCCCGGATGCACAGCGGCTGGCCAGCGCTTGGGCGTTCATCACCGCCTGGTTCTTCCCCGTCTCCATCGCCTTCGACCTTCTACTCTGCAGCCAGGTACGTAATAATTAACTACGACTCAGTTCCCACTTCCCAGTCGATCGACCATGCGCCAACTTCGTCTTCGTCTTCCTGCAGCTGCTGTGGTGCCATTTTCTGGAGCGCGAGTGGGACCCGCCCATAGACGGCGCCCTCTGGATCGGGCTGTGGTGCTGTCCCGCACTCCATGTCAAGCATTGTATAATACGGTGTATCTATAAACCGTATCTAGCTATAGATTGCGTGCGTGTGTTTGTTGTAGTTGTGTTAGGATAGGTCAGGGCTGTTGAGATTGAGCCGCCGGCTTAACTAGTTTACTTGTAGATCAATCCACAGCCCTAACCACCTAACCTCCCGTGTAATCTTGTTCTCTATATAACACGCACGCGTCCCTGCTTAACAGCATACGCTTCTGCCTCTTCTCACATGGTATCCAGAGCCAAACCCTTCCAAGGCATCTAGGTcatgtcatcctcctcctcccccgtcGCCATGGCCTCCCACTCCCTCGCATCCCTTGGTCAC is from Triticum aestivum cultivar Chinese Spring chromosome 1B, IWGSC CS RefSeq v2.1, whole genome shotgun sequence and encodes:
- the LOC123081018 gene encoding uncharacterized protein, encoding MDFPQKKLGSMDGGKTPPLLLAVAAQLAKKAIAASPFPDAQRLASAWAFITAWFFPVSIAFDLLLCSQLLWCHFLEREWDPPIDGALWIGLWCCPALHVKHFVLG